A single region of the Musa acuminata AAA Group cultivar baxijiao chromosome BXJ1-11, Cavendish_Baxijiao_AAA, whole genome shotgun sequence genome encodes:
- the LOC135583887 gene encoding uncharacterized protein LOC135583887 isoform X2, whose protein sequence is MGREVSSGFAMDGYEVGSKRSRLMDSSPYFSVGGIGSSYQPFGSSFNGGFGSMHSFPVVRLRGLPFNCDDLDIIKFFMGLDIVDCLLVNKSGRFSGDAFVVFSSPMQAEFALQRDRQNMGRRYIEVFRCSKQDYYRAVATEVNSGGWAFEDEYHQDAPPVRVKKSYEDKDKMEYTEVLKLRGLPYSVTKSDIVDFFEEFELSEDKVHIAYRLDGKATGEALVEFPTVEVAKKAMCKDKMTIGSRYVELFPSTPDEARKAESRSRELNQ, encoded by the exons ATGGGTCGAGAGG TGAGCAGCGGCTTTGCTATGGATGGATACGAGGTTGGCTCAAAGAGGTCAAGATTGATGGATTCAAGTCCCTATTTCTCGGTGGGAGGTATTGGCAGCTCCTACCAGCCTTTTGGTAGCAGTTTCAATGGAGGATTTGGCAGCATGCACTCCTTCCCAGTGGTCCGACTGAGAGGCCTTCCGTTCAACTGTGATGACCTGGACATCATCAAGTTCTTTATGGGTCTGGATATTGTGGATTGTCTGCTTGTTAACAAGAGTGGGCGTTTCTCTGGAGACGCATTCGTTGTCTTTTCATCACCCATGCAGGCTGAGTTTGCCCTGCAAAGGGATAGGCAGAACATGGGCCGCAGGTACATCGAAGTCTTCCGGTGCAGCAAACAAGACTATTACCGTGCAGTTGCTACGGAGGTTAACAGTGGTGGCTGGGCCTTTGAGGATGAGTATCACCAAGATGCCCCACCTGTTCGTGTGAAGAAATCATACGAGGACAAGGACAAGATGGAGTACACTGAAGTCCTAAAGCTTCGTGGTCTTCCTTACTCTGTTACCAAGTCTGATATAGTCGACTTCTTCGAGGAATTTGAGCTGAGCGAGGACAAAGTACACATTGCTTATCGCCTGGATGGGAAAGCCACAGGTGAGGCATTGGTGGAGTTCCCAACCGTGGAGGTGGCAAAGAAGGCTATGTGCAAGGACAAGATGACGATTGGCTCAAGGTACGTTGAGCTTTTCCCGTCGACACCCGACGAGGCAAGGAAGGCTGAATCTAGGTCCAGAGAATTGAATCAATAA
- the LOC135583887 gene encoding uncharacterized protein LOC135583887 isoform X1: protein MGIRVRVPPHGQKEAANRLLCSRSIAAEERTIVGAMYGSRGAMLGSGGGSDGYDGTKRPRMMESNPYFAVSSGFAMDGYEVGSKRSRLMDSSPYFSVGGIGSSYQPFGSSFNGGFGSMHSFPVVRLRGLPFNCDDLDIIKFFMGLDIVDCLLVNKSGRFSGDAFVVFSSPMQAEFALQRDRQNMGRRYIEVFRCSKQDYYRAVATEVNSGGWAFEDEYHQDAPPVRVKKSYEDKDKMEYTEVLKLRGLPYSVTKSDIVDFFEEFELSEDKVHIAYRLDGKATGEALVEFPTVEVAKKAMCKDKMTIGSRYVELFPSTPDEARKAESRSRELNQ, encoded by the exons ATGGGAATTAGGGTTCGTGTTCCCCCTCACGGGCAGAAAGAAGCGGCTAATCGACTCCTTTGCTCTCGATCAATCGCCGCCGAAGAGCGCACCATCGTGGGAGCCATGTATGGGTCGAGAGG GGCAATGTTGGGGAGCGGGGGGGGTTCGGACGGGTACGATGGGACAAAGAGGCCAAGAATGATGGAATCAAATCCCTACTTCGCAGTGAGCAGCGGCTTTGCTATGGATGGATACGAGGTTGGCTCAAAGAGGTCAAGATTGATGGATTCAAGTCCCTATTTCTCGGTGGGAGGTATTGGCAGCTCCTACCAGCCTTTTGGTAGCAGTTTCAATGGAGGATTTGGCAGCATGCACTCCTTCCCAGTGGTCCGACTGAGAGGCCTTCCGTTCAACTGTGATGACCTGGACATCATCAAGTTCTTTATGGGTCTGGATATTGTGGATTGTCTGCTTGTTAACAAGAGTGGGCGTTTCTCTGGAGACGCATTCGTTGTCTTTTCATCACCCATGCAGGCTGAGTTTGCCCTGCAAAGGGATAGGCAGAACATGGGCCGCAGGTACATCGAAGTCTTCCGGTGCAGCAAACAAGACTATTACCGTGCAGTTGCTACGGAGGTTAACAGTGGTGGCTGGGCCTTTGAGGATGAGTATCACCAAGATGCCCCACCTGTTCGTGTGAAGAAATCATACGAGGACAAGGACAAGATGGAGTACACTGAAGTCCTAAAGCTTCGTGGTCTTCCTTACTCTGTTACCAAGTCTGATATAGTCGACTTCTTCGAGGAATTTGAGCTGAGCGAGGACAAAGTACACATTGCTTATCGCCTGGATGGGAAAGCCACAGGTGAGGCATTGGTGGAGTTCCCAACCGTGGAGGTGGCAAAGAAGGCTATGTGCAAGGACAAGATGACGATTGGCTCAAGGTACGTTGAGCTTTTCCCGTCGACACCCGACGAGGCAAGGAAGGCTGAATCTAGGTCCAGAGAATTGAATCAATAA
- the LOC103972538 gene encoding NAC domain-containing protein 54-like: MAPVSLPPGFRFHPTDEELIVYYLKRKINGRMIELEIIPEVDLYKCEPWDLPEKSFLPSKDLEWYFFSPRDRKYPNGSRTNRATQAGYWKATGKDRKVNSQRRAVGMKKTLVFYGGRAPHGSRTDWVMHEYRLDEKECENAASGLQDAYALCRVFKKTAPGPKIIEQYGAPYQAHSQWIDGAFPNDACSSVMMQGPSLDATTPVVGNRMPHASEQTLGGGSFSYTPTKADMVVQCARVQHRLSLPPSEVEEFPHFMHPGNFLETSNQVDTFPLVNSTDMWVGTNPHFDELSSLLELDRGDDEGGTRFFQRTDCVSSGNFGEPTKLIEISDLEEEFKEEKNEVENLRAVATLHCCGSTEMDESSALLDGIDAKPIFSQSQPDEFAVGFVDIDHETDMFAATTPAFDACNKVEFNHGLFVSHAGKTKTFFHHVEPSKKVSFHLNPTGRQDAVAETSELATKAGGRFSFFSRFKAFVRDKLMGKSSLLGNGRRVNEMLEIVAVLRTSCAYLGDASEQTISRRQAMKEERETAYSIMNMKKKKKKAKETWKCRGSVQESNIWFPDVSMRGISRMFLRGKLPFLAFASGVNQ, encoded by the exons ATGGCGCCGGTGAGCTTGCCTCCTGGTTTCCGGTTTCATCCCACCGACGAAGAGCTCATCGTTTACTACCTAAAAAGGAAGATTAATGGACGCATGATTGAGCTGGAGATCATTCCTGAGGTCGATCTCTACAAATGCGAGCCATGGGATTTACCAG AGAAATCCTTTCTGCCAAGCAAGGATCtggagtggtacttcttcagcccGCGGGATCGCAAGTACCCCAATGGATCGAGGACCAACCGAGCAACTCAGGCCGGGTATTGGAAAGCCACGGGGAAGGATCGTAAGGTGAACTCGCAGAGGCGCGCGGTGGGGATGAAGAAGACCCTCGTCTTCTACGGCGGACGAGCGCCGCATGGCTCTCGTACCGATTGGGTCATGCATGAGTACCGCCTCGACGAGAAGGAATGCGAGAACGCCGCTTCAGGTTTACag GACGCATACGCTCTGTGCCGAGTGTTCAAGAAGACTGCGCCAGGCCCCAAGATCATCGAGCAATACGGTGCTCCTTACCAAGCTCATTCACAGTGGATCGATGGAGCGTTTCCGAACGATGCATGCTCATCGGTGATGATGCAGGGACCTTCTCTTGATGCAACTACTCCAGTAGTTGGCAATCGGATGCCGCATGCAAGCGAACAAACTTTGGGTGGTGGAAGCTTCTCCTACACACCAACGAAGGCAGATATGGTGGTGCAGTGTGCGAGGGTGCAACACAGGCTCTCCTTGCCTCCATCGGAGGTGGAGGAGTTCCCTCATTTCATGCACCCTGGTAACTTTCTGGAAACCAGTAATCAAGTAGATACATTCCCACTGGTTAATAGCACTGACATGTGGGTTGGAACTAATCCCCATTTCGATGAGTTATCATCTCTCTTGGAGCTCGATAGAGGAGATGATGAAGGCGGTACTCGGTTCTTTCAGCGAACTGACTGTGTAAGTTCAGGCAACTTTGGGGAGCCTACGAAGCTTATCGAGATAAGTGATCTGGAAGAGGAGTTCAAGGAAgagaagaatgaagtggagaacctacGAGCTGTCGCAACCTTGCACTGTTGTGGATCGACAGAG ATGGATGAGAGTAGTGCACTTCTTGATGGCATCGACGCCAAGCCCATCTTCTCGCAGTCCCAACCAGATGAGTTCGCtgttggtttcgtcgacatcgATCATGAGACAGACATGTTTGCTGCAACTACTCCTGCGTTTGATGCCTGCAACAAGGTGGAATTCAACCATGGCCTGTTCGTGTCGCATGCAGGGAAGACCAAGACGTTCTTCCACCATGTGGAGCCCTCCAAAAAGGTCAGCTTCCATTTGAATCCAACAGGAAGACAAGACGCTGTCGCTGAGACATCTGAGCTCGCCACCAAAGCAGGAGGTCGATTCTCGTTCTTCAGCAGGTTCAAGGCGTTCGTAAGAGACAAGCTCATGGGGAAAAGCTCCCTCTTAGGCAATGGAAGAAGAGTGAATGAAATGCTAGAGATTGTTGCAGTCCTGCGCACGTCCTGCGCTTATCTGGGAGACGCATCAGAGCAAACCATTTCAAGGAGACAAGCCATGAAAGAGGAAAGAGAGACTGCCTACTCCatcatgaacatgaagaagaagaagaagaaggcaaaggAGACATGGAAATGTAGGGGGAGTGTGCAAGAGAGCAACATATGGTTTCCAGATGTCAGCATGCGAGGCATTTCCAGAATGTTTTTGCGTGGAAAACTGCCCTTTCTAGCATTTGCTTCAGGAGTTAACCAGTGA